The proteins below are encoded in one region of Archocentrus centrarchus isolate MPI-CPG fArcCen1 chromosome 13, fArcCen1, whole genome shotgun sequence:
- the LOC115789985 gene encoding zinc finger BED domain-containing protein 4-like, producing MSQQYLRYCGNSAEARRIQAMMSTNSFVWGHFTKIDNDSAKCMLCDRVVKCSGGSTSGLRRHLESKHDKHEERPSCSKRAKMLDGYFSRVSSKSLEEILAEMAAFDGFSFNSMAKCEYLRSALKRDGYTLPKNPTEISKQVRVFANEEKIKLAEMFQDMVKKGLRFSLTIDEYTSSQHKRYMSINVHGAQTYWNLGVIHVRGTMPAEKVKALVDDQLQCFKLDMNQHIVCCTTDGASVMVKFGRLVLPELQLCYAHAVHLAVTDVLYHRATSDGESKASEEEEESSEDSDDELAVCEDGYRSVREDMYRSVERVRKIARHFHKSPVSNDKLRECVKQDQGKELALILDCRTRWNSLADMLDRYIALHRPVTKTLVDINNALIITNEELALIQQLSSCLKPVKMGVESLCNRDTTLVKADGIFIFMIDQLTKQDTPLSLEMRDAIERRFMERRQKNLVSLYRYLLDPGVLVAPAPRPTEIFTMPSRQMLIRTAKGLVERLFLGRFSEESASEGDADARPTSPTEDVSTEGNLALDLQQAISMTTTPASDEIKEGDLMKVLTKEFSLFEATNRRPPHLQQLFDALHSVQATSVEAERAFSICGQFVTKLRNRLSAESLDALCFLKAHFQKKKKASEC from the exons ATGAGTCAACAGTACTTACGGTATTGCGGTAACTCAGCAGAAGCGAGGCGCATACAGGCAATGATGTCTACGAACAGTTTTGTGTGGGGGCATTTTACAAAAATAGATAATGACAGCGCCAAATGTATGTTGTGTGACCGAGTCGTCAAATGTTCTGGTGGATCAACAAGCGGACTACGCAGACATTTAGAGTCCAAACATGACAAACACGAAGAAAGGCCATCATGTTCAAAACGTGCTAAAATGCTGGATGGCTACTTTAGCCGAGTTAGCAGCAAGTCTCTTGAAGAAATACTAGCGGAGATGGCAGCTTTTGATGGATTCTCCTTTAATAGTATGGCGAAATGTGAGTATCTGAGATCAGCACTCAAGAGGGATGGCTACACTCTCCCAAAGAATCCCACAGAAATCTCCAAGCAGGTTAGAGTGTTTGCGAACGAGGAGAAAATTAAACTGGCCGAAATGTTCCAAGACATGGTGAAGAAAGGGTTGCGTTTTTCGTTGACCATTGACGAATACACTTCTTCCCAACATAAGCGGTACATGAGCATAAATGTGCACGGTGCGCAAACTTACTGGAATTTAGGTGTCATACATGTCCGTGGAACAATGCCAGCAGAAAAAGTGAAAGCATTGGTTGACGATCAGCTTCAATGTTTCAAGCTTGACATGAACCAACACATTGTGTGCTGCACTACGGATGGAGCATCAGTGATGGTGAAGTTTGGGAGACTGGTGCTGCCGGAATTACAGCTGTGCTATGCCCACGCAGTTCACCTGGCTGTCACAGATGTGCTCTACCACCGTGCCACCTCTGATGGAGAGAGCAAAGcaagtgaagaagaggaggagagcagtGAAGACTCTGATGACGAGTTAGCTGTGTGCGAGGATGGGTATCGGTCAGTGAGAGAGGACATGTACAGGAGCGTGGAGCGAGTGCGTAAAATTGCGAGGCACTTCCACAAATCCCCAGTCAGCAACGACAAGCTGAGGGAATGTGTCAAACAAGACCAGGGGAAAGAGTTGGCACTCATCTTGGATTGTCGCACCAGATGGAACAGTTTGGCTGACATGCTGGACCGCTACATTGCACTACACAGACCAGTGACGAAGACCCTCGTTGATATCAACAATGCACTAATCATCACCAACGAAGAGCTTGCACTCATTCAGCAACTCAGCTCCTGCTTAAAGCCGGTGAAGATGGGAGTCGAATCGCTTTGTAACCGTGACACCACCCTCGTTAAAGCTGATGGGATTTTCATCTTCATGATTGACCAGTTGACAAAGCAGGACACCCCCCTGAGCCTTGAAATGAGGGATGCGATTGAGAGGAGATTCATGGAACGGAGACAGAAGAACTTGGTATCTTTGTATAG GTACCTTCTGGATCCCGGTGTTCTAGTCGCACCAGCACCAAGGCCCACTGAGATTTTCACCATGCCATCAAGACAGATGCTGATACGGACGGCTAAGGGACTTGTGGAGCGTCTTTTCCTCGGCCGTTTCTCCGAAGAGAGCGCGAGCGAGGGTGATGCAGATGCCAGACCTACATCACCGACTGAAGACGTCTCAACTGAAGGGAACCTAGCATTGGATCTGCAGCAGGCCATTTCAATGACCACTACGCCGGCGTCAGATGAAATCAAAGAGGGTGACCTCATGAAAGTTCTGACCAAAGAGTTTTCTCTGTTCGAAGCTACAAACAGGAGACCGCCCCACCTGCAGCAGTTGTTTGATGCCCTGCATTCTGTTCAGGCTACATCCGTGGAGGCGGAGAGAGCATTTTCTATCTGCGGCCAATTTGTCACTAAACTCCGAAATCGCTTAAGCGCAGAATCTCTCGATGCTCTCTGCTTCTTAAAAGCacactttcagaaaaaaaagaaagcttccgAATGTTAa